The sequence AAGAAAGGTGCATATTCTTCCATTGGATCACCCTTGGAGGAAGTTTAAAATAAACCCATATAAAAGATCATTTTTATCTAATACAAAATAGGACATTTCTATTTAACGGAAAACAGGACATTTTCATTTTGCTGTTACAAGAAAAGAAATTTTCTTGACAGAAAAAAATTATTATGTTAGTCTTACTGTTATTTGGAGGAAAGAAATTTGAGAAAAGAAGAAAATAAAAATTGGTATTTAATTGATGCCCAAAGACATGTTTTAGGCCGTATGGCTAGCAAAATATCTAAACTCTTACAAGGCAAGCATAAACCTACCTATGAACCTTATTTAGATAAAGGAGATTATGTGGTGGTAATAAATGCAGAAAAAATTATCCTTACTGGTGGGAAAGAAAAAAAGAAGGTTTATTATTATCACTCCGGATATCCAGGTGGCCTTAGAAAAGTTAGTTTCTTGGAATTGTTAGAGAAAAATCCAAGTAAGATTATTATGTTAGCCGTAAAAGGAATGCTTCCTCATAATAAGTTAGGAAGAGCCATGCTCAAGAAGTTAAAAGTTTACAGAGGTTTGCAACATCCTCATCAAGCTCAAACTCCTCAGCTTTTAGCAGAGATAAAATGCTTATAAACTAAAAGGAGGATACTTTTGGTAAAAATTCAATATCTTGGAACAGGAAGAAGAAAAAGAGCCATAGCGAGAGTAATAATTACTAAAGGGGAAGGAAAAATTTTTGTAAATAAAAGAGAATTTTCTTCTTACTTTAATAATAATTCTTTATGTTCTCTAGCTTGCCTACCT is a genomic window of bacterium containing:
- the rplM gene encoding 50S ribosomal protein L13, with protein sequence MEERNLRKEENKNWYLIDAQRHVLGRMASKISKLLQGKHKPTYEPYLDKGDYVVVINAEKIILTGGKEKKKVYYYHSGYPGGLRKVSFLELLEKNPSKIIMLAVKGMLPHNKLGRAMLKKLKVYRGLQHPHQAQTPQLLAEIKCL